A window of Candidatus Hydrogenedens sp. contains these coding sequences:
- a CDS encoding FAD:protein FMN transferase, which translates to MLTITLDNYKYILEDSKKLLPVLRWGEVLFIMCFLMSCSTKVPPYNIFSFSGTTMGTTYRVKIILPKGQIMPEGTGEKIHNCLSKIDNLMSTYKPDSELSRFNQYRDEAPFPVSPETREVFRISLDIAQQTDGALDITVFPLVEIWGFGPRTVEQPPTREQVEAELKRVDYRKIEIVPEGIKKHNPEVKCDFSAVAKGYAVDKVAEILDQNAFNSYMIEVGGEVRVKGEKFLGTAWNIGIERPISIEHSAFLAIQLKDLAMATSGNYRNFYIWEGKKYSHEIDPHTGYPIPNTIASVSVIHPSCAYADAYATAFMVMGKEKAFRFAEENHIPALFIYPINETQFKEQSTSTWEKIV; encoded by the coding sequence TTGCTTACGATAACTTTGGATAATTACAAATATATTCTTGAGGATAGCAAAAAACTTCTTCCCGTCCTACGATGGGGAGAAGTTTTGTTTATAATGTGTTTTCTTATGTCCTGCTCCACCAAAGTTCCTCCCTACAATATCTTTTCTTTTTCTGGCACTACCATGGGGACAACTTATCGGGTAAAAATAATTTTGCCCAAAGGACAAATTATGCCTGAGGGTACTGGCGAAAAAATCCATAACTGCCTATCAAAAATAGACAATTTAATGTCTACCTATAAACCCGATTCGGAATTAAGTCGGTTTAATCAGTATAGAGACGAAGCCCCTTTTCCTGTTTCTCCAGAAACGCGAGAGGTATTTAGAATTTCACTTGACATAGCCCAACAGACAGATGGAGCACTGGACATTACCGTTTTTCCACTGGTTGAAATTTGGGGGTTTGGACCCCGAACCGTGGAACAGCCTCCCACAAGAGAACAAGTCGAGGCAGAATTAAAAAGGGTTGATTATCGAAAAATAGAAATAGTTCCCGAAGGGATAAAAAAGCATAACCCGGAGGTAAAGTGTGATTTTTCTGCAGTTGCCAAAGGGTATGCGGTTGATAAGGTAGCAGAAATATTAGACCAAAACGCATTCAATAGTTATATGATAGAAGTAGGTGGAGAAGTGCGAGTAAAAGGAGAAAAATTTCTCGGAACTGCATGGAACATTGGAATTGAACGGCCAATTTCTATAGAGCATTCCGCATTTCTTGCCATACAGCTCAAAGACCTGGCGATGGCGACCTCTGGCAACTATCGGAATTTCTATATATGGGAAGGGAAAAAATATTCCCATGAGATAGACCCACATACAGGTTACCCCATACCAAATACAATTGCTTCTGTTAGCGTTATTCATCCCTCTTGTGCCTATGCGGATGCATACGCTACCGCTTTTATGGTCATGGGAAAAGAAAAGGCATTCAGATTTGCCGAAGAAAATCACATCCCTGCTCTTTTTATTTATCCCATCAACGAAACCCAATTCAAAGAACAATCCACCTCCACCTGGGAAAAAATCGTT
- the nqrF gene encoding NADH:ubiquinone reductase (Na(+)-transporting) subunit F produces MQTVLLGMLMFSLIVLTLAILLMIAKAKLVASGSVKIIVNDDPNKALTAPVGGTLLSTLANQKIFIPSACGGKGSCGVCKVVVKEGGGSLLPTEQTHINRGLAKKGYRLACQVKVKQDMKIELPPEVFEVRQWKCKVKSNRSVATFIKELVLQLPEGEEVPFRAGGYIQIQCPPYKIYYKDFDIEPQFRDVWDKFKLWDIVAVNDEHVTRAYSMANYPDEKGIIMLNVRIALPPPNAKGIPPGIMSSYIFSLKPGDEVTISGPFGEFFAKDTNREMCFIGGGAGMAPMRSHIFDQFKRLKTKRKVTFWYGARSKREIFYEDDFNMIQRENENFRWHIALSEPLPEDNWTGLTGFIHQVLYDEYLKNHPAPEDIEYYICGPPLMLSACLNMLHNLGVEDDMIAYDNFG; encoded by the coding sequence ATGCAAACAGTATTGCTTGGCATGTTAATGTTTTCATTAATTGTGTTAACACTGGCTATCTTATTAATGATTGCGAAAGCAAAATTAGTAGCCTCGGGTAGCGTAAAAATCATTGTTAACGATGACCCGAACAAAGCATTAACGGCGCCTGTCGGAGGGACTCTTTTAAGCACCCTTGCAAACCAAAAAATATTTATTCCTTCTGCCTGCGGAGGGAAAGGAAGTTGTGGTGTTTGCAAAGTAGTTGTCAAAGAAGGTGGAGGTTCATTGCTTCCCACAGAGCAAACACATATTAATCGTGGTTTGGCTAAAAAGGGTTATCGTCTTGCCTGTCAGGTAAAGGTAAAGCAAGACATGAAAATTGAGTTACCACCAGAAGTGTTTGAGGTTCGCCAGTGGAAATGTAAAGTCAAATCCAACCGTAGTGTTGCTACTTTTATTAAAGAATTGGTATTGCAATTACCAGAGGGTGAGGAAGTGCCATTCCGTGCAGGTGGATATATTCAGATTCAATGCCCACCGTATAAAATTTACTATAAAGATTTTGATATTGAACCTCAATTTCGTGATGTATGGGACAAATTCAAATTGTGGGATATCGTTGCAGTCAACGATGAACATGTGACGCGTGCCTATTCAATGGCAAATTATCCCGATGAAAAAGGGATTATCATGCTTAATGTTCGTATAGCATTACCGCCCCCCAATGCAAAAGGGATACCACCTGGCATCATGTCGTCTTATATCTTCAGTTTAAAACCTGGTGATGAAGTCACAATCTCAGGTCCTTTCGGCGAGTTCTTCGCAAAAGATACGAACCGTGAGATGTGCTTTATTGGTGGTGGTGCTGGTATGGCTCCGATGCGTTCCCATATTTTTGACCAGTTCAAACGGTTGAAAACAAAACGGAAGGTGACATTCTGGTATGGTGCTCGAAGTAAACGGGAAATTTTCTATGAAGATGATTTCAATATGATACAACGAGAAAATGAAAATTTCCGCTGGCACATTGCTCTTTCCGAACCATTGCCCGAAGATAACTGGACAGGACTAACAGGCTTTATTCATCAAGTTCTGTATGATGAATACTTGAAAAACCATCCCGCACCCGAAGATATTGAATACTACATCTGCGGACCTCCGCTCATGTTGTCTGCATGTTTGAACATGCTTCATAATTTAGGTGTTGAGGATGATATGATTGCTTACGATAACTTTGGATAA
- the nqrE gene encoding NADH:ubiquinone reductase (Na(+)-transporting) subunit E yields the protein MFEHYAGLFIKSAFIENMALAFFLGMCSFMAVSRKVETAIGLGTAVIFVLVLAVVTSNLIFNYLLREGAMAWIHPSLANVDLGFLSFLAYIGSIAALVQLVEMFLDRFVPTLYSALGIFLPLIAVNCAILGAALFMEQRDYAFGDALVFAIGSGIGWALAIIGMASIREKLRYSNVPPGLRGLGLAFILTGLMALGFLAFSGIQL from the coding sequence ATGTTTGAGCATTATGCAGGTCTATTTATAAAAAGTGCTTTTATCGAAAATATGGCACTGGCTTTCTTTTTAGGTATGTGTTCTTTCATGGCGGTATCGCGAAAAGTTGAGACAGCCATCGGTCTGGGAACTGCAGTCATATTTGTTCTTGTGCTCGCCGTTGTTACCAGCAATCTTATCTTTAATTACTTACTTCGTGAAGGGGCAATGGCGTGGATACATCCCAGTCTTGCTAATGTAGACCTTGGCTTTTTAAGCTTCCTTGCATATATTGGTTCCATTGCCGCATTAGTACAACTGGTGGAGATGTTTTTAGACCGATTTGTCCCTACCTTATATTCCGCTTTGGGGATATTCCTCCCATTAATTGCAGTTAACTGTGCCATATTGGGTGCGGCTCTTTTTATGGAACAGCGGGATTATGCCTTCGGGGATGCATTAGTTTTTGCCATAGGCTCCGGTATCGGATGGGCATTGGCAATTATTGGTATGGCTTCTATCCGAGAGAAGTTAAGATATAGCAATGTCCCTCCGGGATTAAGAGGCTTGGGGCTGGCTTTTATTTTAACTGGTTTGATGGCTCTGGGATTCTTAGCATTCTCAGGGATTCAACTATAA
- a CDS encoding NADH:ubiquinone reductase (Na(+)-transporting) subunit D, with product MSAILGKKERTALIDPLFNNNPIALQILGICSALAVTTKLDKAIVMAISLTVVTAFSNLSISLIRNLIPTNVRIIIQLTIIASLVIIADQILKAFVPTISKQLSVFVGLIITNCIVMGRAEAYAMQNPPWESFLDGIGNGLGYSMILIILGFFRELFGSGKILGYTVLKTVNEGGWYYPNGILLMAPGALFMIAMLIWLLRTWKPEQQEKE from the coding sequence ATGAGTGCTATTTTAGGAAAAAAAGAACGTACCGCATTAATTGACCCATTGTTTAACAACAATCCTATTGCACTGCAAATATTAGGTATCTGTTCTGCTCTGGCTGTTACGACAAAATTGGATAAAGCCATAGTAATGGCAATTTCTCTTACGGTTGTAACTGCATTTTCCAATTTATCCATTAGTTTGATACGGAACTTAATTCCTACGAATGTTCGTATTATTATCCAATTAACAATTATAGCGTCATTGGTTATTATTGCTGACCAAATATTGAAGGCATTTGTACCCACAATTAGTAAGCAATTATCTGTTTTCGTTGGGCTTATTATCACAAACTGCATCGTTATGGGTCGTGCGGAAGCATATGCTATGCAGAATCCGCCCTGGGAAAGTTTTTTGGACGGAATAGGGAATGGTTTGGGGTATAGCATGATATTAATTATATTAGGTTTCTTCCGTGAATTATTTGGTTCGGGGAAAATTTTGGGGTATACGGTATTAAAAACAGTCAATGAAGGGGGGTGGTATTATCCCAATGGCATATTACTCATGGCTCCTGGAGCCTTATTTATGATAGCCATGCTAATCTGGCTACTTCGGACATGGAAACCTGAACAACAAGAGAAGGAGTAA